From Arachis hypogaea cultivar Tifrunner chromosome 3, arahy.Tifrunner.gnm2.J5K5, whole genome shotgun sequence:
gtcgaaattatttatagttttttctctaattttgatagtttattcttaggattttttattttaataaataagggaggaataattattttagtaaatattttttaaattatttatttcagtaattattataatttatttatttattaaaataaaaaattctttatcCTTGACACGAGTTTTAAACagtaataaataaaattgaaataataataattattttgaccatttattataattttttcctcGGAGGATTCCACATTTCCTCAACCCCGGTCTCACACTTAGTCACCGCTCTCTTTTACCCTAAACGCATAAACGCACTACGCACATGCCACAGTTTCCTACATAAACCTCACACCTCACCACTCTTTTGTTCCATCCTTCTCCACTCTTCATTTCTCATTGTCCTCCATTTCATCACTCAATGCTTCATAAAGATCTCTTCTTTTAATCCGCCCCTTTTTTCTcttgaggtttttttttttctttgtttcttttcccAAATGGAAGATGAGAACTTTGACCCTGCAACCTCAAGCCTTATGTGTCTGGAAAACAATAACACAtgctttgatgattttgaatgtagTGCCGCAGATGGGTACCACAAAAAACTTAACTTTAACGATGATGGATCGGAACCATTCGTGGGGTTTCTGGTGCTGAGTGATGAAACTTTTGGGGTTATGGTTGAGAAGGAGATAGAGTTTTTGCCCACTGATGATTACCTCAGGAGGATCCTTGGTGGGGATTTGGACTTTGGTGTTAGGAGGGATGCTCTTGATTGGATTTGTAAGGTTGGATTAATGGTTTTTTCATCAAAtgggttcttttttttttttcctttttttttcacggataattcattcaatctaagTCCTTTTTCATCTTCAATCAATGAAAGTGAAAAGTGAATCCGCTTCTAGATTTTTCGTTTACTGATGTGTGTGGATTGTTTAAAGTGCATTTATTGGTATTTTAGTCAttgaaaaagattaaattttccAATTCCAACATCAATCTCTTCAAAATTTATGGCTTTCTATTGGGCTTTAAATTGATTGATTTTGCAGTCAATTTTTGTTTTTAGTAATTCCTCACCTACTCACCTACCTAGTTTTGCAGCAAATTGTCGATGTCCTATATTGATTTGAGACTCGATTATGCATTTGGTCTCTGTTCTTCCCAATTTGTCTCTTAATCTTGTATTTCTTTTATCGAATAATTCAGCTAGTGACTGATATATTTGCAAACTGTGCTCATCAGGCTCATGCTTATTATGGTTTTGGACCCAGTTGCTTTTGTCTATCTGTGAACTACTTGGATCGGTTCCTATCAGTACGTGATATTCCAGTAAGATCAATTAGATAAAAGCATACTAGTCTcctactatatatatattgttgatcCTTTATTATTGATAGTCTAATTGTTAGTTTTTTACCTTCAGAGAGACAAAAGAAATTGGGCTGTGCAGTTGTTAGCTTTAGCTTGTTTATCAATTGCAGCTAAGATGGAAGAGACTAAAATGCCCCATGTTATAGATATGCAGGTAATTGTGCAGCCATACAACTATCTGTGATTGTTAAGTTTTACTCTAATTTTGTGAATGTTATTGGTATTTGGTAGGATGACGAAACAACAGCTGTGTTTGATGCTAAAACTATTCAAAGAATGGAACTGATGATATTAACCACACTGAGTTGGAAAATGCAAGCCTTAACTCCGTGTTCCTTTATGGACTACTTCCTTGGCAAGATCACTCGTGAGCAGCATCTGGCAAAGTCATTGGTTTTGATATCAATGGAGCTCATAGTTCAAATCATCAGATGTATTTGTCTTGACTTTGTTAGTAGCACTTTTAAGATGTTCTGTTCTTGAGGATATTAACAAGGTGTTTTATTGGGAACTCAATGCAGATGTTGAATTCTTGGAGTTTCGGCCGTCTGATATTGCTGCAGCAGTTGCGATTTCTGTGTTGAGGGAATCACAAGGAATAGATATTGATAATGCCTTGAATTGTTTTGTCATCGCGCGGAAGGTAAGATTGATGTGTTTCCCACGAAAAGAAACAGTTGTTTATTGCTGTTTGATACCACATTCCCTTGTGCAAATTGTTCTGCTGATCATTTTGGGATTCCTGTTTCGCAGGACAGAGTCTTGAAGTGCATTGAACTGATCAGAGACTTAGCCTTGACAAAAATTCCGGCTAATTCGACTGGCAACTTAGCTCCATTAGCACCGCAAAGCCCCCTCGGGGTGCTCGATGCGACATGCTTGAGCTATAGAAGTGAGGAATCAACAACAGTTGGTGGTTCATTCACAGATTCCTTCCAATATAGTCCAAGAGCTAAGAGGTGTAGATCAGAAAATGGACCTTCTAATGAGAATTTCAGGTCATGAAATGTGAACTTTCCTCCTTCACCAAGGTTCCATTTGGGTTTGGTTGAATGAGAGTTTTAGTGTGGTCTATGTAGGCCATATTGGTAACACACTCAATGAAAGTGTGCCTTTATGAATGAATAAAGATGAGAAATTTAAGCAGTCTCACGCGTATAGCATGAGTTGCTAAGTTGTTTATAGTCAGAGGAATACACAAACCAGCTGCAAATGTTGCGGAGAATGTGGATCGGAGAGGAAATTTTGATGCAAACAATGATAGGTATATTTGGACAGAAAacccatatttttttttcttttatttttcataattatgtCCGAACTTTTCATTTAATGGAAAAGAGAATGAAACATAAActgaaattcttttcatttttatgcGTTGTTTTGTTTTGCAAATTTCTGAAACAAAAGCAAGCAAAAGATCACTGATATTTATGCGATTACCTACTAATAGAGACCTTGGTTATGAACTAGGAAGATTATAAAGTCAGTTTGGTTCTTTGGTATTTAGAGCACAAAAgagatgtttttctttttctgtctATTTTTTCatgaacaaaatataaaaataaacttgaGTTTGATTTCAAACATATTTTGTATTCTAAGGAGCGTGTTCTGTTGGGCATGAACAACAGTACAAAACATGGTAGAATTTGATACAAAGGTTATTAGGAGAATTTTATGGTAACAAGTTTGATAGTAATGTGGGGGGATCCACGTCAGCAATAGAGACCAAGATCTACTGGCACACATGAAACTGAGGATTTGTCTTTGCTTCATATTATTGGGATTAGAAACTGCCACAATGGAATAGAAAGGCCCACTAGCTTTTGTTTAGAGATATTGACCAGTCAAAAAGCATTCGTTTCACTGCCAAAAACCCaccttatgattttttttttcttaaagagAATCACATGAATATTTTTGTCATCAActgactaaaaattaataaatttatcatgtggGGGCATTTGCATTGGGAGTCATCTCCTGTTCATTAAGATGGCAgaataaatcataaaatcaaactaGTTTAGATTAGTCAGAGTAGTTAATATATTTATCTGattaaataaatattgaaaaatttaagtttcacaaatattaaaaaatttaaatttcatcttatacatataatatatttatctgattaaataaaaattaaaaatttaagtttcacaaatattagaaaaaaattaaattcaactttATACATACAACAATTCATTAGTCTAATGTCTTAAAATAATTGCTAACTTACTATTGACAAaattaatatgtatataataacgtTTCTTTTTTCATGGTGATAGTGATActagtagcaaaataaataagcgggcatatattattatttataatcccAATATATACCGTAAGCCCATATATGCATCGCATATGAGACGAACTACAGAACTTAGAGCAGACAATTCTCTTGGAACACTACAGCCATTCATTATTGGATTATTGGGAATACAGAACATAAAAAAAAcctaatttatattttaactaaGTATTTCTATTAAAGAGATCACTAACtaagaatattaaaaatattttttcttcaaaaaataaaattgtaacaTTTTAATGACattaaatacataattttttattctaatttgttaaaattataagataaaaatgaatatagaatattttaatttttattaaaaagattaaTACTGTAtaagaatagaaaataaaaaatagaggtATAATAATTGTTATCATCAATTTGGTTAAGATACGTTTTAAAAATATGCTATATATTTATACATCATTatgaaactaatttttttaaaaatttaacttatgaaaatataaatttaattttaatacattaatagtataaaatattttatataatcatgtatttataatttttttaataattatttatataattaatataaaaaataattatttttattaatattaatattatatcatTAGATACACATATAAGagaattttatatcaaaattaaatttttcatcAAAAGCTATATCTCAATAAAAATAAGGTATTGTGCATTTGATGAGAGATAAGAGATAGGAGGAGATAGAAGGGAAGAAAAGCTGTAATGTGTAAGGAGAATAATTCTCTGAGGGTGAGTTTATTGCTTGTGTCAGTGAGTATTATGTGTGATGAGATACATGTGTATTTCTGTGCAGTACTTAGCAGTGGGACCTCAACAATGCTCACTGGTGCCATCACTGTCACACTCACTGGGTTTAGGCTTATTTGCTCTATGTTTTAACTTgctttcaattaattaatatatatcgtGCCCCCACTCTTCCTCAGGAATAGATCTctctaatgaaaaaaaaatagatggtatttaataaaaatttttacctttcattgtatttttttttatttatttttagttctacttataaaattaaaagtagaaaattacactttattttttctaataacaaaaaaaatagaaagaatctATTTCTCTCTTCCTCTTGCCTCTCCCACATCATCCAACTCTACTTTTCACTTGACCATTTATATCTATGATTTAAAATACAACCAACAAATATcactattttaaattaatatttaatcaataataattcatatatataaaatatatcatttgtatttatatttatgtttattaaaatttatctacATAAATTAGTAgagattatttaatatttatactgactaaatacttattaaaattaataaaaaaatactgatACTTAATATAACGGTAATTAACTAGTGTGTTGGGCTCTACAACTCCATCCATCcatccattcattcattcacaatCACAGTAATGATAAAAAGGGTTTCTGTTAAGCTGTGTATTAAAAGTATAAAACAATTGGTTTTGTTGTGCAGTGTACGATGGAGGTGCAGTGCAGGTTAATAAACCAACAAGAGACCCGACAAACATGTTATTAATGAAtgtcttgtttttttctttctatgaAATCCTGAGGCACTAGCTGCAGAACGGAAACAGAGATACATGATTCCTGGTTAACTGATTAATTTTGAAGAGTTTGAGAGCTCTCACGCTCCGAATATGTTCAAAAGAAGAGTTCTAGTTTAGCTTTTTGTTGGCGCAGTCACACCACAGAGAAACCAAAGAAAGGTTTCGATACATGAAATTAGGGCTGACCTGGTTTGATTCTCTCCTTCAAGCCACAAGACATATAttagctctttttttttcttaatgcaagatttttttaaaaaaatgagttcAACAAAGAAAGATTAGTTAAAGTTGCAAATATTTTCATCTCTTAGGTAAATTTGTTTGagtgttattttcgaaaaaatctttaaatgatatttttttaaaaattttttttacaaaagtaAGAGTGATTTTATATtcagatattttatataaaaatttttttatctattaattatgtttgaataaaataaaataaaaatatttatttatttatttattatataaaaaacatcttttttttaaaatatcttttaaaaaaaatataaattataactcaaaaaaaatttatattatttttttaatatttttatttttattattaaaaatttgtcaaacatactaaaaaataaaaaaattatttttctattaaaaataatcttttgtTTCAATTTAATAGTGCCCAACAAACATATAATCAAGTTATGTTTATAACTAAATTCAATTAAGTTGGTTCaataacttaaaaattaataacaaaaaatttagttaaaaaaaattatgcataaaaaaatttaattaaatttaattataaaaataatttatttatttaatatttctcTATTTTCATCCCTTAGTAACGAGAGTTTAGTTAAAGTAATAAATATTTCCATCCCTCAAGTTATGATGACCAACACtaggtaaatttttttgtgataaaaTTCAAAATACTAAGAATGCATTTagtttatgttttaatttttttccagaATTTTgtgaatgacaaaaaaataaaaacgcaaactaaacaaaaacaaaaatattaaaaatgttgTGATAAGAACAAACAAGGTGGATGTCCATTCCCATGTAAAACTCATATTTTCAAAGAGAGAATGAATATTAAATGCATGTTGAAAATAAAGACCCATGCATGTATAAATAGGGGTATGGTACGAGACCTTTTTacacaacaataataaataaatactctctcttttttttttttttacactacAAAGCAATATAAAAatgttctctttctttctcttactaTAAACAAATgtaattctctctcttttttatttttaatacttctttctatctttatatatatatttatgcaattctctctctctttactttttatacttttttctatctttatatatatatatatacacgttacaacatataatattattatatatatatacaaatcattattgagctaattattttaatgctAGAGTCATATATtaatacatctttattttatatttaatatatcttttattttacaacacgttatcagcacgagactctgatcaaatttttatgaagactcaggtaacaaattttttattatgtcgaaactctctcatcttgaattcaatgctcttgatatatttggaaacaattatttatcatggatactagatgctgaaatccatcttgattcaatggatcttggagataccattaaggctgaaaataatgcatcccaaaaggataaagctaaagccatgatttttcttcgtcgccATCTTGACGaagtattgaaaaataaatatcttacattaaaagatcATGCAGATCTttgaaaagaccttgaagaaaggtataattatcagaaaacggtgatacttcctcaaacccaatatgaatggacgcatttgcgtttacaagattttaaatctataaatgaatataattctgcaatgtttcgaatcacctcacgaatgaaattgtgtggagaaaaaataattgatcatgatatgttgaaaaaaactttctcaaccttccatgcttcgaatgtgctcctgcagtagcagtatcgagagaaatggtttaaaaaatattctgagttaatttcttgtcttcttgttgctgaacgcaacaatgagttgttattgaaaaatcatgaagcgcgtccagctggcgctgccccatttcctgaagtaaatgtggcaaattaccccagaagaggtaaatggcaaggttttaataataagaaaaattatggaaggaaaaggaattatgttcaaaagagaggatctcaccagaagtgggataaagaaaggaatatcgggcagaataaatcaacagaggatacgtatttccgttgtggtggaaagggccattggtcacgtacctgtcgtaccccaaggcacctaatCGATCTTTACCagacatctttgaaaaaggacgacaaaggaaaggaaacaaattttgtttcaaatgatgctgagaactccaccactcattatgatgtatctgatttctttgagcatcctgaaggaaatattggccatttgatcaatgatggaatagtttaatatgtgggattgtgaagtatctatataaataaataatgtaaagaacttattgttaagttttattttctatgtatttaagtttcaaatgtgatgtacataaataatgaaatattaatgtttatgaattttgaaattattaaatgtgtcaaattttaaaataaaattttagtatatgacattatttttatgtacagtgtttcttagaaaaataattctgatcaagtattcaatttaactgtgcatactactcattttattattatttgtttttgaagagaatggcaaggatatgtaatgaagatgtatgccttgcagatagtgcaagttcgcacactattctcaaaagtgatatatattttacccatcttgtgccaaaagaggaatatgttaatactattattggctcaggcaatgtgatagaaggctccggaagagctataattttgtttcctggaggaacaaaatttataataaataatgcactattatctaccaagtctctgaggaacttgttgagtttcaaagatattcgccgaaatggatatcatgttgagacgatgaatgagggaaatcatgagtatttatgtatcacaactcatgattcaaataaaaaagttatattagaaaaattatcctcactttcatctgggttgtattataccaagattagtgcaattgaatcacatgccattgtaaaccagaagtttactagctcaaatgagttcataacttggcacgaccgattgggtcatccgggaacaaccatgatgaggagaattattgaaaactctcatggacattcactaaagaaccagaagattcttaaaactagtgaattttgttgtgctgcatgttcatagggaaagttaattttaaggccatcaccagtaaagattggatttgagtcccctgaattcctagaaagaattcaaggtgatatatgtggacctattcatccaccatgtgaatcttttagatattttatggtcctaatagacgcatcttcgagatggtcacatgtgtgcttattatcttctcgcaacctggcgtttgcgagattattggctcaaattattcgattaaaagcacaatttccagaaaatccaatcaaagcaattcgtcttgataatgctggtgaatttacttcccaagcttttgatactTATTTTATGGCTAATggtataagtgttgaacatctagtaactcatgttcacacacaaaatgggttagcagaatcacttattaaacgcctccaattaattgctagacccttacttatgagaacaaatctcccaacttcggtttgggcatgctgttttacatgccgcagcacttattcgtttgaggccaacgagttaccatcagttctctcctatgcaattagcttttggccagcagccaaatgtttcccatttaagaatatttgggtgtgcgatatatgttcccattgcaccacctaatcgcaccaaaatgggaccccaaagaaaattggagatatatgttggatatgattctccctctatagtgaggtaccttgagatacaaactggagatgtatttaaagtccggtttgcagattgtcattttgatgaatcaaaatttccaacattagggggagagaagaagcttcctgaaaaggaacttaattggaatgcgtcatcgttgatgcatttagatccttgatcagggcaatgtgaactagaagttcaaaagattatacatttgcaaagaatagcaaatgaattgcctgatgcaggGGCGGAGCTAGAAAAAATATTGGAGGGGggcaaaaaatatttacacaataaaataagactaaaataaaattttaagggggggctaaactgaaatttatatataatttacatgtaaaaaattaaaattaggggggcCATTGCCCCCCTTTGCTTGTACCTAGCTCCGCCCCtggcctgatgcattttccgatacaaagaggataaccaaatcttatataccagcgaaaaatactccaattcgaattgatgtcccagtaggacaagtagccactgaagcaaattcatgccagaagcgtggcaggcctgtcggttccaaagacaaaaatcctcgaaagagaaaaaaggtaaataatattcctgttgaaaaagacatagtagagacacctgcagttgtccaaaatcatGATATAacaccagaagacgttcaggtacttgAAAAtagtgaaaatgacgagatctcgataaattatgtctttacaggagaaaaatgggactgaaataagacaattgtcaatgaaatatttgcatataatgtggcattaaatatcatgcatgaaagtaaggatattgagccaagatcagtcgaagaatgtcgacaaaggaatgattggccaattggaaagaagccatgaaggctgaattagactcacttgcaaaacgtaaagtctttggacctgtagtccgtacacctgaagatgtaaaacctgttggatataagtgggtatttgtgagaaaacgaaatgagaaaaatcaaGTTGTGCgttataaagcccgacttgtggcacaaggtttttcacaaaggcccggtatagattatgaagaaacgtattcccctgtagtggatacgataacattgcgttatttggtcagtttagctgcatatcataaactgcatatgcatttaatggatgtggtaacagcctatttatacggctcattagatcgggatatctatatgaaagtccctgaaggactaaagatatctaagccatccaatgaatattcgcaagggttatactcagtcaaattgtaaagatctttatatggtctaaagcaatctggacgaatgtggtataatcgtcttactgagtatctggccaaaaatagattcaagaatgatgatatatgcccatgtgttttcataaagaaaactacatctgggttcattataattgctgtgtacgttgatgatttaaatatcattgggattcctgaagagattccaacaattataaaagctctaaaagaagagtttgagatgaaaaatcttggaaagactaagttttgtctcggtctgcagatcgagcatataaaaaatgggatctttattcatcaaacaacatacacagaaaagatattgaaaagattttatatggataagtcacatccattaagtaccccaatgatcgtaagatctttggatgtggaaaatgatcaatttcgtcctaaagaagaaaatgaagatatccttggtcctgaagtaccatatcttagtgtcattggagcgctaatgtatcttgctaataacacgcgacccgatatatcatttgctgtgaatttactagcaagatatagttcctctccaaccaaaagacattggagtggaatcaaacaaatctttcgatatcttcatgggacggttgatatgggattgttttatccctatggatccaagtcacaactagttggctatgcagatgttggatacttgtctgatccacataaagggagatctcaaacaggatatctatttacatatggtggaacagctatatcatggaggtccacgaaacagacgattgctgcaatctcctctaatcatgctgaaatacttgcgatacatgaagctagtcgcgagtgtttttggctcaagatatcatcatgtggactaattgatcatatgatagctccaactgtcctgtttgaagataatacagcatgcattgcttaacttaagggtggatacatcaaaggtgatagaacaaaacatatttctcccaaattcttcttcactcatgatcttcaaaatcaagggacaattgatgtccaacagatccactcaagtgacaatctggcagatttatttacaaagtcactcccaaaatcctcctttgaaagattggtacataagATTGGGATGCAccaatttcgagacattaaataatGTCAgtaagagggggagactgtactcttttttctttggtcagattttttttccattggatttttcttgacaatgtttttaatgaggcagtccccatcacaaaggatattgtactctttttccttcactaaggtttttcccacaagatttttctttagtaagattttaatgaggcaataatcctaaatgggcaTCCAAGGGGAAGTGTTGTGATAAGAACGAACAACTTGAATGCCCATTCCCATGTAAAACTCATATTTCCAAAGagagaatgaatattaaatacATGTTGAAAATAAAGACCCCATGCATGTATAAATAGGGATATGGTACGAGACATTTTTACACAACAATAATAAACAaatactctcttttttttcttacaCTACAAAGCAATATAAAAatgttctctttctttctcttactatgaacaaatgcaattctctctcttattacttttaatacttctatatatatatatataattctctctctctttactttttatactcttttctatctttatatatatatacacattacaacatataatattattatatatatacaaatcattattgaactaattattttaatgctAGAATCGTATATtaatacatctttattttatatttaatatatcttttattttacaacaaaaaataaataaaatacaaaccaAACACACCTATTTCCATTAGGGTCAATAACCAGAGATACATTTCATGCATTTTACCCCTTCTTTTTTTTCCCCTCTCCTCTGTACATCAATCTACTGTCCCATTTCTATGGAGAAATCTTTTTCTCTCTATAATGTGccgaaaataagaaagaatatgAACACAATCCAAACAATTTCCCATTAATCTGGGGTACGTAATATGCTTTACAAGCAACATCAgccataaaatttattatttatccaAAATACTGCAGATCTAGATTTCAAACATACAACAGCTCATTAAATTTGGCCCTTGATATCAGCTAAACAGATcttacaaaaaaatcaaaattcaagcacAGAGTGCTTGGTGGTACCTCTAATCAAATTTTACCTGGAGTTCAATTTGGTGGCAAAGGTATTATTCAGTTGCCATGCTATGCTATACAAAAAAGAGGGAAATGCCTCCCTTcctattattttcgaaaatgtctGCTCGCTTGAAATTTTTTCCTAGCT
This genomic window contains:
- the LOC112791740 gene encoding cyclin-D2-1 isoform X2; the encoded protein is MEDENFDPATSSLMCLENNNTCFDDFECSAADGYHKKLNFNDDGSEPFVGFLVLSDETFGVMVEKEIEFLPTDDYLRRILGGDLDFGVRRDALDWICKAHAYYGFGPSCFCLSVNYLDRFLSVRDIPRDKRNWAVQLLALACLSIAAKMEETKMPHVIDMQDDETTAVFDAKTIQRMELMILTTLSWKMQALTPCSFMDYFLGKITREQHLAKSLVLISMELIVQIIRYVEFLEFRPSDIAAAVAISVLRESQGIDIDNALNCFVIARKDRVLKCIELIRDLALTKIPANSTGNLAPLAPQSPLGVLDATCLSYRSEESTTVGGSFTDSFQYSPRAKRCRSENGPSNENFRS
- the LOC112791740 gene encoding cyclin-D2-1 isoform X1 — protein: MEDENFDPATSSLMCLENNNTCFDDFECSAADGYHKKLNFNDDGSEPFVGFLVLSDETFGVMVEKEIEFLPTDDYLRRILGGDLDFGVRRDALDWICKAHAYYGFGPSCFCLSVNYLDRFLSRDKRNWAVQLLALACLSIAAKMEETKMPHVIDMQDDETTAVFDAKTIQRMELMILTTLSWKMQALTPCSFMDYFLGKITREQHLAKSLVLISMELIVQIIRYVEFLEFRPSDIAAAVAISVLRESQGIDIDNALNCFVIARKDRVLKCIELIRDLALTKIPANSTGNLAPLAPQSPLGVLDATCLSYRSEESTTVGGSFTDSFQYSPRAKRCRSENGPSNENFRS